Genomic segment of Microbacterium sp. M28:
CCTTCGTCGGCGAGCAGCTGGAGCGTCGGGTAGACCGAGCCGGCACTGGGCTTCCAGGCGCCGCCGGTGCGGTCGGAGATCTCGCTGATGATCTGGTAGCCGTGCATGGGCTGCTCGGCGAGCAGGGCGATGACGGCGGCGCGGACGTCACCGCGGGCCATGCGTGAGGATCCGCCCGGTCGGGGCTGCTCGAACGTCTGGCGGAGCTGCTCGAACGCGTCGAAGATCGATGCTCCTGGTCCGTTGGGTCCGAAGCCGAAACCGCCGGTGGGGAATGAACCGTTCATGATGCCTCCTCGTAGGTGAGCGATAGTCAACGATATGTCGTTAACTCCGCGCGCGGAAGGCCCGGCGCATGTTCGCAGGCACTTCCCAGATCGAACGATTAACGATAGATTCCTACTGTTGCTCGATGAAGGGTCGGAACCGTGGGAAAAGTGACCATCGTGGTGCTGCAGGTCGTGATCGCCTTGGCGCTGCTGGGATCGCTGGTGGTGCAGGCGCTCATCGTGCCCGCGCTCTGGCTCGATCTCGGCGAGGAAGAGCTCTGGGGACGCATCGTCTTCGTGGGGATCATCGCCCTCGGCATCCTGACGATGCAGGTGTTCGCCGTCTCCGTCTGGATGCTGCTCACGAAGGTCAAGCGGGGGTCGATCTTCTCGGCATC
This window contains:
- a CDS encoding PadR family transcriptional regulator; translated protein: MNGSFPTGGFGFGPNGPGASIFDAFEQLRQTFEQPRPGGSSRMARGDVRAAVIALLAEQPMHGYQIISEISDRTGGAWKPSAGSVYPTLQLLADEGLIAAEEQNGRKTYSLTEAGRAEADAAADKPAPWEAFGGRTAANLTALPKAGMELAGVAAQVARTGTPDQVQKAVDVLDEARRKLYAILADS